The DNA window CCACCACTTTATAATCATCATGCAACTCATCGTAAGCAAGACCATATGTCATGCTATAGGGGTCGAGCACATTTGTACCAGAATCTGGTAAAACTTTGGATCTTCTCATCGTTGGATTCCATAAAACCATGGTGCTAGGAGTTAAAAGAACACAGACCAGACCATTGCAAGAACCCAAAAGCCATATCTCATCATCTGCCCTGAAATAAGGAAAATCCAACCACACAGGGTGAACCAATAAAGTTTCATCGGCTATAGGGTAAATGATGCCACCAGAAACACAATCCTTGACAGCATTATCAAGAGAACAACTGTACAAATCCATTGGAAATGTTTTGGAACCGAAGATGAGCATATCATTTTTGTTTTGAATCCTGAGATGGGCCTTCACAAATTGAGGACTTGAAATCAAAGAAAACCATCCTTTTGACACGGAGCTAAAGCGTACAAGAGACTTCACAGGTAATCTCACGAGTACCTCCAAGATAGAATCTAGGGGCAATGTCCTTCCAGTTCTTGTATCATCTTCGAAATTTGGTGAAATTAGGCTTTCAGAGTAGGTAATACCTTCAACTTCAGAATTGTTACTAAAATGGTGAATATGCGGATTTATACGATCATACACACTTAAATTTGGCCCATAATTAATCAGTATCCTACTGTCTGTCGATAAAAACGTTGGACATGGTCTAATGTACTCATTATCCATCAAGTCTAGAAAGAAGGGTATGCAAGCCACTTTAGTCCAAGAATCTTTCACACCGTATTCCTTCATCAACCATATATCCATGTGCGTATTTCGTTCGCAACATACAGCTAGAAAACCATTTAAAACCTTTACCTCGATTGTAacatcatcattctcaaaattGGGTAAAGGTGTCACCGTAAAAGTGTCCATTGCAAGATCATGAGAAACAATCTTCCACTCAACCGGTCCGTCATAGTGTGTGACCGACCAATGTATGGCTCCATTCAAATACTTACCAGACCCACCAAATGGTTCACCACCTGGCCAATTTGACAAAATCGTCCAAGAATTGGCCCTCGAACTATAAACCTTGATCTGAATCTCAAGCACTTGTGACCCTGTAACACGCTCAAAACTGAAAAACTCCACTACcttgtaaccaacatgcaactCATCATAACCAAAACCATATGTCAGGCCGCAACAGTCAAAATCCATATCTGTACCACAATTTGGTAAAACCTTAGATTGTTGTATCGTTGGGTTCCTTAACATCACAGTGTTAGGAAGCAGTGACAGACAAACCAACCCATGACAAGAACCCAAAAGCCATATCATATCGTCAGGCTCGAGAATAGGATAATCCCAACACACAGCCTGAACCTGCAAATGTTCATCCATTTCTGGGTAAATGTAACCACTTAAAACAGAATCTGCCACTGCACTATGAAGAGAACAAGTGAATAAGTCCATCGGATACGTTCTGGAACCGGAGATGAGTCTATCATGAGTGTACACATCGTTTTTGTTTGAATACTTGACGTGGTCCTTGTCAAATTGGGAACTTGAAATTAAAGAAAGCCATCCCTTTGAAACCGTACTAAAGCGCATAAGAGACTTCGCAGGTAATCTCAAGAGTATCTCTGTAAATATTTCCGGCGGCAAAGTACTTCCAAGGATAACTTCATCCTCCAAATTTGGAGAAACAAGTCTCTCAGTGTAGGTAATAGCTTCCACTTCAAATTTATTACCAAAATGATGAATATTTGGATCCCTTGGATCGTACAAGCTTAAATTTTTTCCATATTTAACTAGCATCCTTCCATCCACGGACAGAAACAATGGACATGGTCTTGTAAACTCATACTCCCTAATATGCAAAAAGAATGGGATTCTAGCCACTTTAGTCCACGGTTTTTTCACACAACAGTCCATCAACCATATATCCACGTGAGTGTTTCTTTCACAACATACAGCAAGACAGTCCCTTAAAACCTTCACCTCGACTTtgacatcatcatcatcatcaaaaGCAGGCAAAGGTAACACCGCAAAAGTGTCTGTTGCAAGATCTTGAGAAACAATCTCCCACTCAATCGGTACATCGAAGTGGTGGACTGACCAATATATGGCTCCGTTCAAAGACTTTCCAGACCCACCAAATGTGTATCCACCGGGCCAATTCGACAAACTCTTCCAAGAGTTAGCCCTCAAACTATAAACCTTTAGCTGAGTCTCTAGTAGGCCTGCACTTGGAACATGCTCAAAGCTAAAAACTTCCACCACTTTATAATCATCGTGCAAATCATCATAACCGAAACCAAATGTTATGCTGTAACATTCCAAATCCAGAAATGTACCAGAATTTGGCAGTTTTTTGAATTTCGTTGTGACACATGTCAATCCATGACAAGACCACACAGGCCATATCACATCATCAAGCTCGTACACGGGACTGTCAAAGCAAACACGTTGAACGAGTAAATTTTGATCAAGCAGAAGGTAAATGTGGCAACCAGGAAGAGAGTCATCAACTGCAGATTGAACAGAACAAGTGTACAGATCCATCGGAAATCCCTTGGAACCAAAGACGAGTCTATCATCACCACATACACTATTCTCGCTTGAATTCTTGAGCTGGGCCTTGGCAAAATCGAatcttgaaattttttaaaaaaagccaaGACTTGGGGAGACGCACCTGAGTTTCAAGAGGGACCTCGCTGGCATCCTCAAAACATTGTTTAGTTTTAACGTGATAATTCCACTGGTTTAGTTCaatattgattatattttattctttcCATTTCTTTGTAAAATCAGTGGAAatgcatatatatgtatatacacgcaatatatataatatttgttagagctttttttttttttgggttatgGATTATTATTGTTATCCGGGTAGATTTGAAAGATTTGTAATATGATGACTGATATGAAAATTGCCCAAGAACATTgactttttatgattttttttttgtgatttatAATATCAGCAAGATGCTGTAAAAGATATATTCTGAAACAAGTAGGCGCACCTCAATCTTCAATGAAAGATTTGTGGGAGCCACGATGGTGAATCTCATGGGACAgtacttgttttcttttgtatACCATAAACGGAGCTAAGTACTTTACCGACACAATTAGTAAAAAAAAACCAACACATTTGCAAACGACAGACCTGGTTGGGCGGATGATTGATTGAAATAACTTATTGGAAGTGAATTATTGAATTTCATGTGGTAtgacaaaaaaatataattgttcGGATAAGCATATCCAAACAGTCATACATCGTACTTCATCTAACTCGTAAACGAGTTCAAATAGTCGGTAGAGATTAAGTTTTTGTGGGTTATCACCTATGTCACGAACACATGTCATAGGCATCGGGGTTGTCCGACGTAAATATTTTGACACTCAAATTAGAAAATAATCTAAAGATGTTTTCCGAAagcttaaacataaaataatgaGAATGTATCTTGAATAATGAGTCTTacatatttattgattttttaagAGTGTCTAATAAGCTTGGACTTTTGCGAGTAATTTGGACTTTAACAATGGGTTGAATAATAAAATTGGAATATACCCTATAATTATGAAAaccattttttgttttgttaattggtaaaaaaatatcaaataatacatTTTGTTATTTACTATTCACATTTatttatgagtaggtctcttatgagacggtctcacgaatctttatctgtgagacgggtcaaccctaccgatattcacaataaaaagtaatactcttagcataaaaagtaatacttttcatggatgactcaaataagatatccttcttacaaaatacgacccgtgagaccatctcacgcAAATTTTTACCTCTATTTATTacacaatttttaaattagcctTTTGTGCATTTTGGAATAGTAAAATATTAACTCTGAAGCGTGAATAAAAATCTATGATTTGAGCAAAAGCAACAAACATAAGATTGACCATATTAAGCATGAAAAAACGAGTTTTTAAGATAAAATTtctttacttttaaatttattatatttatgcaTTATTAATTAACTAAATAGAATTAAAatctcaataaaataaaataaaaatatttttacgctTAAACTCATTctgaacatacttaaacttgtaAAATTTGAAGATAGACTGTCAGATCATGCTACTCCAATTTATAAGAACCTTGCTAAACATACTTGAATTACTGCATCTTACCATTTGGATGCAAAGCTGTTGTATTTCTAATCTAAGATttcaaattttcgagttttctcttcttctccagcgccttaatattaaaatattacgATATATTAATATTTCTAAAAAACTTTGTACTggaaattaaatcaaataaacatcaTACACAATATTCAACTCTATCAAAAAGTAATTAAACAATTGGATGCTCATTTCTTATAGACTTTATTTTttgttcttaaatttttttttcatcaaataagattttaaatcaaattttaagaAAGATCAAGGTTGCAAGAGACACAAGCCACTATGTCTTCGCATGAAAGAAAGaattaattcttttattttttacatGATTTTGGAGCGCGGG is part of the Primulina tabacum isolate GXHZ01 chromosome 18, ASM2559414v2, whole genome shotgun sequence genome and encodes:
- the LOC142532770 gene encoding uncharacterized protein LOC142532770; the encoded protein is MDLYTCSVQSAVDDSLPGCHIYLLLDQNLLVQRVCFDSPVYELDDVIWPVWSCHGLTCVTTKFKKLPNSGTFLDLECYSITFGFGYDDLHDDYKVVEVFSFEHVPSAGLLETQLKVYSLRANSWKSLSNWPGGYTFGGSGKSLNGAIYWSVHHFDVPIEWEIVSQDLATDTFAVLPLPAFDDDDDVKVEVKVLRDCLAVCCERNTHVDIWLMDCCVKKPWTKVARIPFFLHIREYEFTRPCPLFLSVDGRMLVKYGKNLSLYDPRDPNIHHFGNKFEVEAITYTERLVSPNLEDEVILGSTLPPEIFTEILLRLPAKSLMRFSTVSKGWLSLISSSQFDKDHVKYSNKNDVYTHDRLISGSRTYPMDLFTCSLHSAVADSVLSGYIYPEMDEHLQVQAVCWDYPILEPDDMIWLLGSCHGLVCLSLLPNTVMLRNPTIQQSKVLPNCGTDMDFDCCGLTYGFGYDELHVGYKVVEFFSFERVTGSQVLEIQIKVYSSRANSWTILSNWPGGEPFGGSGKYLNGAIHWSVTHYDGPVEWKIVSHDLAMDTFTVTPLPNFENDDVTIEVKVLNGFLAVCCERNTHMDIWLMKEYGVKDSWTKVACIPFFLDLMDNEYIRPCPTFLSTDSRILINYGPNLSVYDRINPHIHHFSNNSEVEGITYSESLISPNFEDDTRTGRTLPLDSILEVLVRLPVKSLVRFSSVSKGWFSLISSPQFVKAHLRIQNKNDMLIFGSKTFPMDLYSCSLDNAVKDCVSGGIIYPIADETLLVHPVWLDFPYFRADDEIWLLGSCNGLVCVLLTPSTMVLWNPTMRRSKVLPDSGTNVLDPYSMTYGLAYDELHDDYKVVVIFKAMLNMDTCQTQLKVYSLRSNSWKTLSNWPDVGDIFDGSGKFFNGAIHWSVQDLNRPTKWAIVSLDLSSDTFVKLAAPNFEDDDVRNKVNVLQGCLAVCCERDTYMDIWLMYEYGVQASWTKVVRVLFSVNLREHQLLGPTPIFFKEDGKIVFDYGTSLAVYNPRNPEIHHFGCRLEVEATTFMESLVAPDLDGDHIGRGLW